From the Carya illinoinensis cultivar Pawnee chromosome 4, C.illinoinensisPawnee_v1, whole genome shotgun sequence genome, one window contains:
- the LOC122306928 gene encoding UDP-glycosyltransferase 83A1-like: MGRGRILALPYPAQGHVSPMMAFCRVLEKHGFKVTFVNTDFNHKRIMRAGVGKDSLSTGSNNINFVSIPDGLDPEDERNELEFPKLCQSMLLTMPAKLEELVRGINNNAAIHDDDKITCFLTEFGMSWALEVANKMGIKGAAYHPLCATFCNATSFIAPNMQLDAFLNSDGIKGRGTDQLPEEVEKILSLPTGDSDTPKIIFEYMARNLKAMEKTGWWLCNSAYELEPDEFAKVPRLLPIGPIQTEISGSSRAQFFQEDSSCLEWLDQQPPCSVIYVAFGSIATFEPTQFQELALGLDLTNRPFLWVVRPNIINSSSCAFPDEFKGTRGKIVTWAPQPRVLNHPSIACFLSHCGWTSTIEGLSNAVPFLCWPFFADQFTNKMCICDVWKVGVGFDPDDNHGIIRRSEIKKKVDLLLGDDNIRARSSQLRDTVLSTTAEGGRSSKNLNNFLNWLRE, encoded by the exons atgggAAGGGGACGAATTCTAGCTCTCCCATATCCAGCACAAGGACATGTGAGCCCTATGATGGCCTTTTGTCGTGTATTAGAAAAACATGGTTTCAAAGTCACGTTTGTGAACACAGACTTCAACCACAAGCGTATCATGAGAGCAGGGGTTGGGAAGGATAGCCTAAGCACGGGTTCGAACAACATTAATTTTGTGTCAATCCCAGATGGGTTGGATCCTGAGGACGAGAGAAACGAACTTGAATTCCCCAAGTTGTGTCAATCCATGTTACTTACCATGCCTGCAAAGCTTGAGGAGCTCGTACGAGGTATTAATAATAATGCTGCTATTCATGACGATGACAAGATTACTTGTTTCCTTACCGAGTTTGGTATGTCGTGGGCATTGGAAGTCGCCAATAAGATGGGGATTAAAGGAGCTGCCTATCATCCTCTGTGTGCCACATTTTGTAATGCAACGTCATTTATTGCACCAAACATGCAACTGGACGCCTTTCTAAACTCCGAtg GAATCAAAGGACGCGGGACTGATCAATTGCCGGAAGAGGTGGAAAAGATACTAAGTCTCCCAACAGGCGATTCAGACACGCCAAAGATCATATTTGAATATATGGCACGAAACCTTAAAGCCATGGAAAAGACGGGGTGGTGGCTTTGTAATTCAGCATATGAACTGGAGCCGGATGAGTTTGCTAAGGTTCCAAGACTACTACCAATCGGCCCAATTCAGACAGAGATCAGTGGTAGCTCGAGGGCACAGTTCTTCCAAGAAGACTCCTCTTGCCTAGAATGGCTCGACCAGCAGCCACCCTGCTCAGTCATATACGTTGCCTTTGGCAGCATCGCAACTTTTGAACCAACCCAATTCCAAGAGCTAGCTCTCGGACTTGACCTCACCAACAGGCCTTTCCTTTGGGTGGTGCGTCCAAATATTATCAACAGCTCAAGCTGTGCATTTCCAGATGAATTCAAAGGCACTCGTGGGAAGATTGTAACTTGGGCACCTCAACCAAGAGTCTTGAATCACCCCTCCATCGCCTGTTTTCTAAGCCATTGTGGTTGGACTTCCACCATAGAAGGTTTATCAAATGCTGTGCCTTTTTTGTGCTGGCCCTTCTTTGCTGACCAGTTCACCAACAAGATGTGCATTTGCGATGTGTGGAAGGTTGGAGTAGGATTTGACCCTGATGACAATCATGGAATCATTCGGCGCAGTGAAATCAAGAAGAAGGTGGATCTACTGCTCGGCGATGATAACATTAGGGCAAGATCTTCACAACTTAGGGACACGGTCCTGAGCACTACTGCAGAAGGTGGTCGGTCCTCCAAGAATCTCAACAACTTCCTCAATTGGCTCAGGGAATAA